In Thermospira aquatica, the following proteins share a genomic window:
- a CDS encoding ArnT family glycosyltransferase codes for MFVKKPRFSFVLWVGVIGLALVNSFVNLGNFEVEIWDEARHALNAYEMLKSGQYIGMTYDGGLDYWNLKPPLGTWFIVLGYKLFGVNLWGLRFFSAFFTVLTVVFTMLIGKRLGEKTALTAGLVLSTMYAFLAFHTGRTADYDAHMAFFMTLCVWGMVNWAEGKRWGLWLASLMVSFSFLLKSFSAAMPAFFIFLVVVTEKRYKKLGVGDVVFSLVLMGAPVIAWAIARYQVDGLTFFQKMVGYDLVARSSQAIEGHPGSNLHYLEPIFTKTLLWSLFLFFVVPFMGFAFRWKREENGYSFYLQGSGFGPSLFWFWMLATLLFPFLVKTKSDWYLNPFYPALSVFLAWHFWEGKSSYPWVQKLMARRKQILFVMGVVTEILIVLLVVSPAEWVFATKIRYYPSYQRVLLSFWKKNDRPREAVLFTPTFVEQDMRFIVQGLLEYRFGSLDDLAKPLPETTVKLFGGTMRDIEEFRRRYPEIFETSVVVSRHDDWVLVKLK; via the coding sequence ATGTTTGTGAAAAAGCCTCGTTTTTCTTTTGTTCTCTGGGTGGGGGTGATAGGGCTTGCTCTTGTGAATAGTTTTGTGAACCTGGGAAATTTTGAAGTGGAGATATGGGATGAGGCTCGTCATGCTCTCAACGCGTACGAGATGCTCAAAAGTGGTCAGTACATTGGCATGACCTACGACGGGGGACTTGACTACTGGAATCTGAAACCACCACTTGGAACGTGGTTTATTGTTTTGGGGTACAAGCTTTTTGGTGTCAATCTCTGGGGACTGCGTTTCTTTTCGGCATTTTTTACTGTCCTTACCGTGGTGTTTACGATGTTGATCGGGAAACGTCTGGGGGAAAAGACGGCTTTGACGGCTGGTCTTGTGCTTTCGACGATGTATGCGTTTCTTGCCTTTCATACGGGGAGAACGGCTGATTATGATGCGCATATGGCTTTTTTTATGACGCTTTGTGTCTGGGGGATGGTAAACTGGGCCGAAGGAAAAAGGTGGGGGCTCTGGCTTGCTTCGCTTATGGTTTCTTTCTCGTTTCTGTTGAAATCGTTTTCGGCGGCTATGCCGGCGTTTTTTATCTTTCTCGTGGTGGTCACAGAGAAACGTTATAAAAAACTCGGGGTGGGGGATGTGGTTTTCTCCCTGGTACTTATGGGGGCACCGGTTATTGCTTGGGCTATCGCTCGATACCAGGTTGATGGGCTGACTTTTTTTCAAAAGATGGTGGGATATGATCTGGTGGCAAGAAGTTCTCAGGCCATAGAGGGTCATCCAGGGTCGAATCTCCACTATCTTGAGCCGATTTTTACGAAAACGCTTCTGTGGTCACTTTTTCTTTTTTTTGTTGTGCCGTTTATGGGGTTTGCTTTCCGATGGAAGAGGGAAGAAAATGGGTATAGTTTTTATCTGCAAGGTTCGGGGTTTGGTCCTTCTCTTTTCTGGTTCTGGATGCTGGCGACGCTTCTTTTTCCTTTTCTTGTCAAGACCAAAAGTGACTGGTATCTGAATCCTTTTTATCCTGCTCTGAGTGTTTTTCTGGCATGGCATTTCTGGGAGGGGAAGAGTTCTTACCCGTGGGTTCAAAAACTCATGGCAAGGAGAAAACAGATTCTTTTTGTGATGGGTGTGGTCACGGAGATTCTGATTGTGCTTCTGGTTGTTTCTCCTGCGGAGTGGGTGTTTGCTACGAAGATACGGTACTATCCCTCCTATCAGCGGGTACTTCTTTCATTCTGGAAGAAAAACGATCGTCCCCGGGAAGCGGTGCTTTTTACTCCTACGTTTGTGGAACAGGATATGCGGTTTATTGTGCAGGGGCTTTTGGAGTACCGCTTTGGATCTCTTGACGATTTAGCAAAACCTCTGCCTGAAACAACGGTGAAACTCTTTGGGGGGACGATGAGGGATATCGAGGAATTTCGTCGTCGGTATCCTGAGATTTTCGAAACTTCAGTGGTTGTTTCCCGTCATGATGATTGGGTGCTCGTGAAGCTGAAATAG
- a CDS encoding flippase, whose amino-acid sequence MQRILVSLPVIGRFLASRPMLLRIVENIGWLSIDKFVRLVLAFFVNVWMVRYLGPTGYGSINYAVAFVSFFSIFVNLGMEGILVRELVKEPEKRESILGTAFVMRLMGSGVGILLALLVSFVVNRDDTQSTWFIFLLSIGFIFQSFLVIDFYFQSQINSKYVVFAQNIAVFVASGLRILLLLMKAPVVWFVGVIVLEGIVGAIFLVFFYLKNGLHVKHWRFEGERAVLLLKSCFPLMLSSIAVMIYLRIDQVMIRKMLGVAEVGLYSAAVNLSEVFYLLIPVIMNSVFPVFIQAKKESEESYYNKLQLSYAFMLGLGLGIAFLVIVFSRYFVPLLYGKEYMESISILNIQILAVSIVFWGATSSKWTIIENMQNLVFSRTLISALANVVLNFFLIPVWGGKGAAFATVCAQFISAIGVNLFDKRTRRITLIMLKSFFLLFNWKKLWLLWRQG is encoded by the coding sequence ATGCAGCGGATACTGGTATCTCTTCCGGTGATTGGGAGATTTCTTGCGAGTCGTCCCATGCTTCTCAGGATAGTGGAGAACATCGGTTGGTTGTCTATAGATAAATTTGTAAGACTTGTGCTCGCATTTTTTGTGAATGTGTGGATGGTCCGGTATCTTGGACCTACAGGGTATGGGAGTATCAACTACGCTGTAGCGTTTGTGTCTTTTTTTAGCATTTTTGTGAACCTGGGGATGGAGGGGATACTTGTCCGGGAACTGGTAAAGGAGCCGGAGAAGAGGGAAAGCATCCTCGGGACAGCCTTTGTGATGCGACTGATGGGTTCGGGTGTGGGGATACTTCTTGCTCTTCTGGTTTCGTTTGTGGTGAATAGGGATGATACGCAGAGTACGTGGTTTATCTTTCTTCTCTCTATTGGGTTTATCTTTCAGTCTTTTCTGGTGATTGATTTTTACTTTCAGAGTCAGATAAATTCAAAGTATGTTGTCTTTGCCCAGAATATAGCGGTTTTTGTTGCGTCGGGGTTGAGAATCCTTCTTCTCCTGATGAAGGCTCCCGTCGTTTGGTTTGTGGGAGTAATCGTGCTTGAAGGGATAGTTGGGGCGATTTTTTTGGTTTTCTTTTACCTGAAAAATGGGCTTCATGTGAAACACTGGCGTTTTGAAGGAGAAAGGGCGGTACTTCTGCTTAAAAGCTGTTTCCCTCTCATGTTGTCGAGTATAGCCGTCATGATCTATCTGCGGATTGACCAGGTGATGATTCGCAAGATGCTGGGTGTGGCTGAGGTAGGGTTGTATTCTGCGGCGGTAAATCTGAGTGAGGTTTTCTATCTTTTGATACCAGTTATTATGAATTCAGTTTTTCCTGTTTTTATTCAGGCAAAAAAAGAAAGTGAAGAGTCTTATTATAATAAACTTCAACTTAGTTATGCCTTTATGCTTGGGTTAGGACTTGGCATTGCTTTTCTGGTTATCGTATTTTCCCGATATTTTGTTCCTCTGTTATATGGGAAAGAGTATATGGAAAGTATATCTATTTTAAATATTCAAATACTTGCAGTTTCTATTGTTTTTTGGGGAGCGACGTCAAGTAAATGGACAATCATAGAAAATATGCAAAATTTGGTTTTTTCACGAACTCTTATCAGTGCTCTAGCCAATGTTGTTCTCAACTTTTTTCTTATTCCTGTATGGGGAGGCAAGGGGGCAGCATTTGCTACTGTGTGTGCTCAGTTTATCAGCGCGATAGGGGTGAACCTTTTTGATAAGAGAACAAGAAGGATTACTCTTATAATGTTAAAGTCTTTCTTTCTCCTTTTCAACTGGAAAAAATTATGGCTTTTGTGGAGACAGGGATGA
- a CDS encoding TDP-N-acetylfucosamine:lipid II N-acetylfucosaminyltransferase — MAFVETGMIVHVIVLDKFLPSFIDFVSKHFDITKHRFIFIGKPEYKYGLTINHPVEWIDKKTKVFRLLRYMYEAKKIILHGLWVERINQLLFIQPWLLKKCYWVMWGGDFYFPEQQSWIKKKVIKKMGHFITYVKGDYELTQKWYRAKGEYHECFMYPSNLYKEYDVKSKKHTTLNILVGNSATDTNNHREIFNKLEKYKNENIQIFAPLSYGDENYAKEVIAYGKRLFGDKFVPLTDFMAFEKYIEFLSSIDIAIFAHNRQQAMGTIITLLGMGKKVYMRKDTTPWELFEKIGVKVFDVENIRLETIDKNLGSKNRKRIEEYFSEANYLKQLKKLFEEE, encoded by the coding sequence ATGGCTTTTGTGGAGACAGGGATGATAGTGCATGTTATAGTTTTAGATAAGTTTTTGCCATCATTTATAGATTTTGTAAGTAAGCACTTTGACATAACAAAGCATCGATTTATTTTTATAGGTAAACCAGAGTATAAATATGGTCTTACCATAAATCATCCTGTAGAGTGGATAGACAAAAAAACTAAGGTTTTTCGACTCCTTCGCTATATGTATGAAGCAAAAAAAATCATACTTCATGGTTTGTGGGTTGAAAGAATAAACCAACTCTTATTTATACAACCATGGCTTTTAAAAAAGTGCTACTGGGTTATGTGGGGTGGAGATTTTTACTTTCCCGAACAGCAAAGCTGGATAAAGAAGAAAGTGATAAAAAAAATGGGACATTTCATCACATATGTCAAAGGCGATTATGAGCTAACTCAAAAATGGTATAGAGCAAAGGGTGAATATCATGAGTGTTTCATGTATCCCAGTAATCTTTATAAAGAGTATGATGTTAAATCGAAGAAACACACTACTCTAAATATCTTAGTAGGAAATTCGGCAACAGATACAAACAATCATAGAGAGATATTCAATAAACTTGAAAAGTACAAAAATGAAAATATTCAAATTTTTGCACCGCTATCTTATGGAGATGAAAATTATGCCAAGGAAGTAATAGCATATGGTAAGCGTTTATTTGGAGATAAATTTGTACCACTTACCGACTTTATGGCTTTTGAAAAATACATTGAGTTCTTGAGTTCGATAGATATAGCTATTTTTGCCCATAATCGACAGCAGGCAATGGGAACTATTATTACTCTTCTCGGTATGGGGAAAAAGGTTTATATGAGAAAGGATACTACACCATGGGAACTATTCGAAAAGATTGGGGTTAAGGTTTTTGATGTGGAAAATATTAGACTTGAGACGATTGACAAAAATTTGGGTTCCAAAAACAGAAAAAGGATAGAGGAGTATTTTTCAGAGGCAAATTATTTGAAACAATTAAAAAAGTTGTTTGAGGAGGAGTAG
- a CDS encoding formyltransferase family protein, translating to MHKVAFYLMGSKGFYVLNHFIKKFGSGNIEYIISSEDHKLQKDFYKEIEALAVSEGIPFFHRTEKEKIELLEMNFKGYKFAIGWKWLIKNEKNLIVLHDSLLPRYRGFAPLVNCLINGETRIGVSAIYAAKDYDKGDIIMQVDTIINYPIKIIEAIRLIEPLYFDLVEKIYQKICNEEEIKTVKQYDADATYSMWLDEEDYFIDWSWVSNKIKRFVDATGFPYDNAKAYLNNQVVKIIEAEVVEDVVVEHRERHIGKVIFIADDKPVVICGKGLIKLIEIRDLVGNLIRVNMRSRFK from the coding sequence ATGCATAAGGTAGCTTTTTATTTAATGGGGTCAAAAGGTTTTTATGTATTAAATCATTTTATAAAAAAATTTGGTAGTGGAAATATAGAATATATAATAAGTAGTGAAGACCATAAACTCCAAAAAGATTTCTATAAAGAAATTGAAGCATTAGCGGTTAGTGAAGGAATACCTTTTTTCCATAGAACTGAAAAAGAAAAAATCGAATTGCTTGAGATGAATTTTAAAGGATATAAGTTTGCAATAGGGTGGAAGTGGCTTATTAAAAATGAAAAAAATCTTATTGTGTTGCATGATTCATTATTACCCAGATATAGAGGTTTTGCTCCGTTAGTCAACTGTTTAATAAATGGAGAAACTAGAATAGGTGTATCAGCGATTTATGCAGCCAAAGATTATGATAAAGGGGATATAATCATGCAGGTAGATACAATAATAAATTATCCAATAAAAATAATTGAGGCTATAAGGTTAATTGAACCCCTTTATTTTGATTTAGTAGAGAAAATTTATCAAAAAATATGTAATGAAGAAGAAATAAAGACTGTAAAGCAATACGATGCAGACGCTACGTATAGCATGTGGTTGGATGAAGAAGACTATTTTATAGACTGGTCGTGGGTTTCAAATAAAATTAAAAGATTCGTTGATGCGACTGGTTTTCCCTATGACAATGCAAAGGCTTATCTTAATAATCAAGTAGTGAAAATTATCGAAGCGGAAGTCGTAGAGGATGTAGTTGTAGAACACAGGGAAAGACATATTGGGAAAGTTATATTTATTGCTGATGATAAACCAGTAGTAATTTGTGGGAAGGGTTTAATAAAATTAATTGAAATTAGAGATTTGGTCGGAAATCTTATAAGAGTAAACATGAGGAGCAGATTTAAATGA
- the rffA gene encoding dTDP-4-amino-4,6-dideoxygalactose transaminase, with amino-acid sequence MIKYKIPFNKPPYTGNEDKYVIQAMKSDKISGDGEFGRKCERWFEEKLNCKRALLTPSCTHALEMCAMLIDIQPGDEVIMPSYTFVSTANAFALRGASIVFVDIRPDTMNIDETLIEQAITKKTKAIVVVHYAGVSCEMDTIVDIANRYNLYVIEDAAQGMMSSYKGKPLGTIGHLGAYSFHETKNYTSGGEGGLLIINDERFVERAEIIREKGTNRSQFFRGMVDKYTWVDIGSSYLMNEISAAYLWGNLEMAEDILKDRLNTWESYYDGLKEIETSGYVELPKIPKGCKHNAHMFYMKVKNLEERTALLEHLKKYGIWAVFHYVPLHSAPGGKRYGRFFGEDRYTTKESERLIRLPMYYGMTKQETAKVIQTIKGYYNETKSIS; translated from the coding sequence ATGATAAAATATAAAATTCCCTTTAACAAACCTCCCTACACCGGTAACGAAGATAAATATGTCATTCAAGCAATGAAAAGCGATAAAATATCAGGCGATGGAGAATTTGGCAGAAAATGTGAAAGATGGTTTGAAGAAAAACTGAATTGTAAGAGAGCATTACTTACCCCATCCTGTACCCATGCGCTGGAAATGTGCGCTATGCTTATTGATATACAACCCGGTGATGAGGTTATTATGCCCTCTTATACTTTTGTCTCTACTGCGAATGCTTTTGCTTTGCGGGGTGCCAGCATCGTTTTTGTTGATATCCGTCCCGATACGATGAATATTGATGAGACTTTAATAGAGCAGGCTATTACAAAAAAAACAAAGGCCATTGTTGTCGTGCATTATGCAGGTGTATCATGCGAGATGGATACTATTGTAGATATTGCAAATCGTTATAATCTGTATGTTATTGAAGACGCGGCTCAAGGTATGATGAGTAGCTATAAAGGCAAGCCACTGGGGACAATTGGTCATCTGGGGGCATATAGCTTTCATGAAACAAAAAACTATACAAGTGGAGGAGAAGGTGGACTTTTAATTATCAATGATGAGCGATTTGTTGAGAGAGCCGAAATCATACGTGAAAAAGGAACTAATAGGAGTCAATTTTTCCGTGGCATGGTAGATAAGTATACATGGGTTGATATAGGGAGCAGTTATCTTATGAATGAGATCAGTGCAGCTTATTTGTGGGGAAATCTCGAAATGGCAGAAGATATACTCAAAGATAGACTGAATACCTGGGAAAGTTATTACGATGGACTAAAAGAAATAGAAACGAGTGGATACGTGGAGCTTCCTAAAATACCAAAAGGATGCAAACACAATGCTCACATGTTTTACATGAAAGTAAAAAACCTTGAGGAAAGGACTGCTCTGTTAGAACATTTAAAAAAATATGGTATCTGGGCAGTATTTCATTATGTCCCACTACACTCTGCACCTGGAGGGAAAAGATATGGGAGGTTTTTTGGAGAAGATAGATACACCACAAAAGAAAGCGAACGATTGATAAGATTGCCCATGTATTATGGGATGACTAAGCAAGAAACCGCAAAAGTAATACAAACAATAAAGGGATATTATAATGAAACCAAGTCAATATCATAG
- a CDS encoding class I SAM-dependent methyltransferase has product MKPSQYHSNRQPYNWLVYNIGDKFLEKYSKLYKGILVDLGCGEAPYKAYFLQYADKYIGVDWSKTLHNSAADIESDLNKKINLPDEYADTIISLSVMEHLCEPQVFLNESYRILKKGEYMVLQVPWQWWIHEAPYDYFRYTPYGLRYLFEKAGFKILSIEPTGVFFTTLFLKFNYFTLRFTRIRFIGVFLKLLLIPIWTLLQVVAPLMDKLDRQPILEAPGYFVVARKE; this is encoded by the coding sequence ATGAAACCAAGTCAATATCATAGCAATAGACAACCCTATAACTGGTTGGTTTACAATATCGGGGACAAATTCTTAGAAAAGTATTCCAAGCTTTATAAAGGTATCCTTGTTGATCTGGGATGTGGGGAAGCCCCATATAAAGCCTACTTCTTGCAGTATGCAGATAAATACATAGGTGTTGACTGGTCAAAAACACTGCATAACTCAGCGGCAGATATTGAATCAGATCTCAATAAAAAAATAAATCTACCGGACGAATATGCAGATACTATTATCTCTCTCTCCGTGATGGAACATTTATGTGAGCCTCAAGTTTTTCTTAACGAAAGCTACAGAATACTCAAAAAAGGGGAGTATATGGTATTGCAGGTCCCTTGGCAATGGTGGATCCATGAAGCCCCTTATGATTATTTTCGATATACGCCTTATGGGCTCAGATATCTCTTTGAAAAAGCTGGATTTAAAATACTTTCTATAGAACCTACAGGAGTTTTTTTTACTACTTTATTTTTGAAGTTTAACTACTTTACGCTGCGATTTACCAGAATAAGATTTATAGGTGTTTTTTTAAAGCTTTTACTTATACCCATATGGACACTTCTTCAAGTGGTAGCTCCTTTGATGGATAAGCTGGATAGACAACCTATTCTGGAAGCACCGGGGTATTTTGTGGTTGCTAGAAAAGAATAG
- a CDS encoding glycosyltransferase family 4 protein, with amino-acid sequence MKILHIVAGNLNGGAARGAYWLHCGLRKIGVESKILTNGINTFEDNSVTTILKSKIDKAFNLMRGEFDNLIVLLYPKRKKVIFSTGLFGIDFTKTREYREADIIHLHWINAGFVNIKHLSKINKPIVWTMRDMWPFTGGCHYSMECENYKRGCGFCVQLQSNKKYDLSRLVLYRKKKYLPKDMKVVGISSWLSEKAKESDVFRNFEIHTIPNAIDTKEFFPIEKKVAREILGIKTRKKIILVGATNVNDFYKGFGRYFDALKMLEKNKYFLCFFGILEEKLITDLGFEYKSFGYLHDNISLRLVYSSADVFVAPSMMEAFGKTLTEAMSCGTPVVCFDATGPKDIVTHQLDGYRAIPFDPSDLAKGIAWVIHHPEYEKLCQNAREKVVREFDSEVVAQKYVELYKRILHG; translated from the coding sequence ATGAAAATCTTACATATAGTAGCAGGGAACTTAAACGGTGGGGCAGCTCGTGGTGCTTATTGGCTTCATTGTGGTTTAAGAAAAATAGGTGTGGAGAGTAAGATTTTAACAAATGGTATTAACACCTTTGAAGATAATTCAGTAACCACCATCCTAAAGTCCAAAATAGATAAAGCTTTTAACTTAATGCGCGGGGAGTTTGATAATCTGATTGTGCTTTTGTATCCGAAACGAAAGAAAGTCATTTTTAGTACGGGGCTCTTCGGGATTGATTTTACTAAGACAAGAGAATATAGAGAAGCTGATATTATCCATTTGCATTGGATAAATGCTGGTTTTGTGAATATAAAGCATCTTTCAAAAATCAATAAACCAATAGTATGGACCATGAGAGATATGTGGCCGTTTACAGGAGGGTGCCACTACTCTATGGAATGTGAAAACTACAAGAGAGGTTGTGGTTTTTGTGTGCAATTACAAAGTAATAAAAAGTATGATTTATCAAGATTGGTACTCTATCGTAAGAAAAAGTATCTTCCTAAAGATATGAAGGTGGTTGGTATCAGCAGTTGGCTCAGTGAAAAAGCAAAAGAGAGTGATGTATTTCGTAACTTTGAGATACACACCATACCTAATGCTATTGATACAAAAGAATTTTTCCCCATAGAAAAAAAGGTTGCAAGAGAGATTTTAGGAATCAAAACAAGAAAAAAAATTATACTCGTTGGTGCGACGAATGTGAATGATTTTTATAAGGGATTTGGAAGATATTTTGATGCCCTCAAGATGTTAGAAAAAAACAAATATTTTTTGTGTTTTTTTGGTATTTTAGAGGAAAAGTTAATCACCGACTTAGGATTTGAGTACAAGAGTTTCGGGTATCTTCATGATAACATCTCTTTAAGGCTTGTTTATAGTAGCGCTGATGTTTTCGTGGCACCAAGTATGATGGAGGCTTTTGGAAAAACATTGACGGAAGCGATGTCCTGCGGAACGCCTGTGGTTTGTTTTGATGCTACGGGTCCAAAAGATATTGTAACCCACCAGCTAGATGGGTATAGAGCAATTCCTTTTGATCCTTCTGACCTGGCAAAAGGCATAGCATGGGTGATACACCACCCTGAGTATGAGAAACTCTGCCAGAACGCACGAGAAAAGGTGGTACGGGAGTTTGACAGTGAGGTAGTAGCACAGAAATATGTAGAATTGTATAAAAGGATTTTACATGGGTAG
- a CDS encoding glycosyltransferase family 4 protein gives MTVLFDHQVFSLQRFGGISRYFYELMRHFSHMSDMDFELPLAVTSNVYMRSLFPEKYREYPARGKKFVGIFQFAINSLYTLRERKKHTYDVFHPTYYFPYFHDWGKPLVVTIHDMIPERFPGDFRGLVVTREWKRIFAHRADKIIAVSENTKKDIVELYGIKEEKIVVIHHGISFSPEIMERAHFTKPVFQRYVLFVGVRRGYKNFERMVKALAPLIKKDLIDGLVCVGGGSFEKDEEQLFSELGLEKAVVRYDVSDEELAFLYKNAAVFVFPSLYEGFGFPLLEAFASECPVCCSLCSSFPEVAGEAAYYFDPYSEESMRESVEKVLGSPALRQQLINKGKERLKLFSWEKTAQYTKKVYEEILGKV, from the coding sequence ATGACAGTACTTTTTGATCATCAGGTATTTTCGCTTCAGAGGTTTGGTGGAATATCGAGGTATTTTTATGAGCTCATGAGGCATTTTTCTCACATGTCTGATATGGATTTTGAGCTACCTCTTGCCGTGACCTCGAATGTGTATATGCGTTCTCTTTTTCCAGAAAAATACAGGGAATATCCGGCAAGGGGGAAAAAATTTGTCGGGATATTTCAGTTTGCTATCAATAGCTTGTATACTCTTCGAGAGAGAAAAAAACATACGTATGATGTATTTCATCCCACCTACTATTTTCCTTATTTTCATGATTGGGGGAAGCCTCTTGTTGTAACCATTCACGACATGATCCCGGAGAGATTTCCAGGGGATTTTAGGGGGTTGGTAGTCACCAGAGAGTGGAAGAGGATCTTTGCTCACAGGGCTGACAAAATTATAGCCGTTTCAGAAAATACCAAGAAAGATATTGTGGAACTCTACGGGATAAAAGAAGAAAAAATAGTTGTCATCCATCATGGGATTTCTTTTTCTCCGGAAATAATGGAAAGAGCTCATTTTACCAAGCCAGTTTTTCAAAGATACGTTCTATTCGTGGGAGTGAGAAGGGGATACAAAAACTTTGAACGGATGGTCAAGGCTTTAGCTCCCCTGATAAAAAAAGATCTCATTGATGGGTTGGTGTGTGTTGGTGGTGGCAGTTTTGAAAAAGATGAAGAGCAACTTTTTAGTGAATTGGGGCTTGAAAAAGCCGTGGTAAGGTATGATGTTTCAGATGAGGAATTGGCTTTTTTATACAAAAATGCTGCGGTTTTTGTTTTTCCTTCCCTCTATGAAGGGTTTGGGTTTCCTCTTCTAGAGGCTTTTGCCAGTGAATGTCCTGTGTGCTGCAGTTTATGTAGCTCTTTTCCAGAGGTAGCAGGAGAGGCAGCATATTACTTTGACCCGTATAGTGAGGAGTCCATGAGAGAGAGTGTGGAAAAGGTTCTTGGTTCACCTGCCCTTCGGCAACAACTTATCAATAAGGGCAAAGAACGACTCAAACTCTTTTCGTGGGAAAAAACAGCACAATACACCAAAAAAGTTTATGAAGAGATTCTCGGGAAGGTTTAA
- a CDS encoding glycosyltransferase, whose amino-acid sequence MALAPIVLFVYKRLWHTQQVVEALLRNPEAKETDLFIYSDGPKAGAEEEVQKLREYLRSIRGFKSINIVERETNWGLAKNIIDGVTNVVNKYSKVIVIEDDIVVSPGFLRYMNEALQLYENSEKVAGIAGYMYPIKKWQDLPKTFFLRKMDCWGWGTWKRAWELYHPDAGSLYAELMKRKDKKRFDWGSFFPYYSRMLVHQKEGKISTWDIQWYATVFLHDMFFLYPRQSLVQNIGFDESGTHTFGVGKVFHHRELPLSLEVVKHEVIEEHPLARKRVTQFLRWIYLRLLLNMPLSLIVKRLWWRFFK is encoded by the coding sequence ATGGCATTAGCACCTATCGTTCTCTTTGTGTACAAGCGACTCTGGCACACCCAACAGGTAGTGGAGGCACTTCTTCGAAATCCTGAAGCTAAGGAGACGGATTTATTTATTTACAGTGATGGGCCTAAGGCTGGAGCAGAGGAAGAGGTGCAAAAACTCCGGGAATACCTGCGAAGTATTCGTGGGTTTAAAAGCATCAACATTGTGGAGAGAGAAACAAATTGGGGACTTGCAAAAAATATCATTGATGGGGTTACTAATGTAGTTAATAAATATAGTAAAGTTATCGTGATAGAGGATGATATAGTAGTATCGCCCGGGTTTCTTCGTTATATGAATGAAGCGCTCCAGCTCTATGAGAATAGTGAAAAGGTTGCTGGTATAGCTGGGTATATGTATCCCATCAAGAAGTGGCAGGATCTCCCTAAAACCTTTTTTTTAAGAAAGATGGACTGTTGGGGATGGGGAACATGGAAAAGGGCGTGGGAGCTTTACCATCCTGATGCAGGCTCTCTGTATGCCGAGTTAATGAAAAGAAAAGATAAAAAAAGGTTTGATTGGGGGTCGTTTTTCCCCTATTATTCGCGGATGTTAGTTCATCAAAAAGAAGGTAAAATATCCACATGGGATATCCAGTGGTATGCAACCGTTTTTTTGCATGATATGTTTTTCCTCTATCCGAGGCAATCTCTGGTGCAAAATATTGGGTTTGATGAAAGTGGCACGCATACTTTTGGTGTAGGAAAGGTTTTTCATCATAGAGAATTACCGCTTTCTCTTGAGGTGGTAAAACACGAGGTGATAGAGGAGCATCCCCTGGCAAGAAAAAGGGTGACGCAGTTTCTTCGCTGGATTTATCTGAGATTGCTATTGAATATGCCTCTCTCTCTCATCGTGAAGAGATTATGGTGGAGGTTTTTTAAATGA